The Dokdonella koreensis DS-123 genome has a segment encoding these proteins:
- a CDS encoding sel1 repeat family protein, which yields MTHRMPLGIGLIAAVLVWTPLAARGETDESQTVTVSQREYERTVAKLGRVNPVRGYSDLTGFAHGMSAYAKRRYDDAMKFFLLGARFADKPSQLSIGLMYLNGEGVARDAATAYAWMDLAAERDYPDFVTTRDRVAAQLTAEERARADGIRATLAAEYGDAVAKRRVAGELGSVRLNTTGSRTGYDDLSVRSASSTASNGGGNCMGIGGIVIGNIVIGESGCGQAVRGLDDVNPTDPKAYFALRDAQWKGTATVGPLQAVDESAPVAPAGKPAGD from the coding sequence GTGACCCATCGAATGCCTCTCGGGATCGGCCTGATCGCGGCCGTGCTCGTCTGGACGCCGCTGGCGGCGCGTGGCGAGACGGATGAATCGCAGACCGTCACGGTCAGCCAGCGCGAGTACGAGCGGACCGTCGCCAAGCTCGGCCGGGTCAACCCGGTGCGCGGCTACAGCGACCTGACCGGCTTCGCGCACGGCATGAGCGCCTACGCCAAGCGCCGCTACGACGATGCGATGAAGTTCTTCCTGCTCGGCGCGCGCTTCGCCGACAAGCCTTCTCAGCTCAGCATCGGCCTGATGTACCTCAACGGCGAGGGCGTCGCCCGGGATGCGGCCACCGCCTACGCCTGGATGGACCTGGCCGCCGAACGCGACTATCCGGATTTCGTCACCACGCGCGATCGCGTCGCGGCGCAATTGACCGCCGAGGAGCGCGCCCGCGCCGACGGCATCCGCGCGACCCTGGCGGCCGAATACGGCGATGCGGTCGCCAAGCGCCGCGTCGCCGGCGAGCTGGGCTCGGTGCGTCTCAACACGACCGGCTCGCGCACCGGCTACGACGACCTCAGCGTCCGCAGCGCCAGCAGCACCGCCAGCAACGGCGGCGGCAACTGCATGGGCATCGGCGGCATCGTGATCGGCAACATCGTGATCGGCGAGTCCGGCTGCGGCCAGGCCGTCCGTGGCCTCGACGACGTCAACCCGACCGATCCCAAGGCCTATTTCGCGCTGCGCGACGCGCAGTGGAAGGGCACCGCCACGGTGGGGCCGCTGCAGGCGGTCGACGAATCGGCGCCGGTCGCCCCGGCCGGGAAGCCGGCGGGCGACTGA
- a CDS encoding ABC transporter ATP-binding protein, translating into MIETRQLSKRYGDLVAVDGISFTVEPGQVLGFLGPNGAGKSTTMKMIAGFLAPTSGSASVCGFDVEKQPLEARRALGYLPEGAPSYGEMTVREFLAFIADVRALKGELRHRRLDDVIGRLHLERVVEQPIETLSKGFKRRVGIAQAILHDPKVLILDEPTDGLDPNQKHEVRGLINDMARDKTIIVSTHILEEVHAVCDRAVIIAAGKVLADAKPAELEARSRYHQAVSLTAVDVNAAREALARVADVAAIEVDPQDGRVTAFPKPGRAIFTEVSDVLKAQNIVVRELALEGGRLDEVFRTITGGVATGERRTQA; encoded by the coding sequence ATGATAGAAACCCGACAACTCTCCAAGCGCTACGGCGACCTGGTCGCCGTGGACGGCATCAGTTTCACCGTCGAGCCCGGCCAGGTGCTCGGCTTCCTGGGGCCCAACGGCGCCGGCAAGTCGACCACGATGAAGATGATCGCCGGCTTCCTCGCACCCACCTCCGGCAGTGCCAGTGTCTGCGGATTCGACGTCGAGAAGCAGCCGCTCGAGGCGCGCCGTGCGCTGGGCTACCTGCCCGAAGGCGCACCGAGCTACGGCGAGATGACGGTACGCGAGTTCCTCGCCTTCATCGCCGACGTGCGCGCGCTCAAGGGCGAGCTGCGCCACCGCCGGCTCGACGACGTGATCGGGCGCCTGCACCTGGAGCGGGTCGTCGAGCAGCCGATCGAGACGCTGTCCAAGGGCTTCAAGCGCCGCGTCGGCATCGCCCAGGCGATCCTGCACGATCCGAAGGTGCTGATCCTCGACGAGCCGACCGACGGCCTGGATCCCAACCAGAAGCACGAGGTGCGCGGCCTGATCAACGACATGGCGCGCGACAAGACGATCATCGTCTCGACCCACATCCTCGAAGAGGTCCACGCCGTCTGCGACCGGGCCGTGATCATCGCCGCCGGCAAGGTGCTGGCCGACGCCAAGCCGGCCGAGCTGGAGGCGCGTTCGCGCTACCACCAGGCGGTCTCGCTGACCGCGGTGGACGTCAACGCCGCGCGCGAGGCGCTGGCGCGGGTCGCCGACGTGGCCGCGATCGAGGTCGACCCGCAGGACGGCCGGGTCACGGCGTTCCCGAAGCCGGGGCGCGCGATCTTCACCGAGGTCAGCGACGTGCTGAAGGCGCAGAACATCGTCGTGCGCGAGCTGGCGCTGGAAGGCGGGCGGCTGGACGAGGTGTTCCGCACGATCACCGGCGGTGTCGCCACCGGCGAGCGGAGGACGCAGGCATGA
- a CDS encoding DUF819 domain-containing protein, translating into MPSDAALITDDGVVLGLVAAILALVFWTSSSPAPFWKRFYSVVPALMLCYCIPALFNTLGIIDGHAAALYPVARDYLLPTALVLLTLSIDIKGLIGLGPKLLIMFVTGTVGVMIGAPLAFLVVGWFDPDTVAGDTWAGMAALAGSWIGGGANMVAMREIFQVDATTFGQFAAVDVLVASLWMAFLLFLSGRAARIDARTGADTRAIDDLKRRIEHWHAQHARNPTLADMMVVLGTGFAATGLAHAIGGPVSAWIAAEAPELARLSLTSKFFWIVMLTTTIGVMLSFTRASRLEGVGASKFGSVLLYVLIASIGMQMDLRAILDRPGLFALGAIWMLVHGGLLLIVGRLIKAPLFYFAIGSQGNIGAAASAPVVAAAFHPALAPVGVLLGVVGYATGTYLAWVVGQVLRWLAGA; encoded by the coding sequence ATGCCGTCCGATGCCGCCTTGATCACCGACGACGGCGTCGTCCTGGGCCTGGTGGCGGCGATCCTCGCATTGGTGTTCTGGACCTCGTCCAGTCCGGCACCGTTTTGGAAGCGCTTCTATTCGGTCGTGCCGGCGCTGATGCTGTGCTACTGCATCCCGGCGCTGTTCAACACGCTCGGCATCATCGACGGCCATGCCGCCGCGCTCTATCCGGTGGCGCGCGACTACCTGCTGCCGACGGCCCTGGTGCTGCTGACGCTGTCGATCGACATCAAGGGATTGATCGGCCTCGGGCCCAAGCTGCTCATCATGTTCGTGACCGGCACGGTCGGCGTGATGATCGGTGCGCCGCTGGCGTTCCTGGTGGTCGGCTGGTTCGATCCGGATACCGTCGCCGGCGACACCTGGGCCGGCATGGCGGCACTGGCGGGCAGCTGGATCGGCGGCGGCGCGAACATGGTCGCGATGCGCGAGATCTTCCAGGTCGACGCCACCACCTTCGGCCAGTTCGCCGCCGTCGACGTGCTGGTGGCGAGCCTGTGGATGGCCTTCCTGCTGTTCCTGTCGGGGCGCGCGGCGCGCATCGACGCGCGCACCGGTGCCGATACCCGCGCGATCGACGACCTCAAGCGGCGCATCGAGCACTGGCACGCCCAGCACGCGCGCAACCCCACGCTGGCCGACATGATGGTGGTGCTCGGCACCGGTTTCGCGGCCACCGGCCTGGCCCACGCCATCGGCGGACCGGTCTCGGCCTGGATCGCCGCCGAGGCGCCCGAGCTGGCGCGGCTCAGCCTGACGTCGAAGTTCTTCTGGATCGTCATGCTGACCACCACGATCGGCGTGATGCTGAGCTTCACGCGCGCCAGCCGCCTGGAGGGCGTCGGCGCGTCGAAGTTCGGCTCGGTCCTGCTCTACGTGCTGATCGCCAGCATCGGCATGCAGATGGACCTGCGCGCGATCCTCGATCGCCCCGGGCTGTTCGCGCTCGGCGCGATCTGGATGCTGGTGCACGGCGGACTGCTGCTGATCGTCGGCCGGCTGATCAAGGCGCCGCTGTTCTATTTCGCGATCGGCTCGCAGGGCAACATCGGCGCCGCGGCCTCCGCGCCGGTGGTCGCCGCGGCCTTCCATCCGGCGCTGGCACCGGTCGGCGTCCTGCTCGGCGTCGTCGGCTACGCGACCGGTACCTACCTGGCCTGGGTGGTCGGCCAGGTCCTGCGCTGGCTGGCCGGTGCCTGA
- a CDS encoding DUF4340 domain-containing protein gives MNAKTLGIIAAVTLAALAAAVGLNHSRKPATELRTSQLVPGLKEEINAISKVTLTGAGNQPIAVLERRDAGWVVASRDGYPADSGKLREFVLKLADATVLEPKTANKDRYATLGVEDVTAADAKGILVQIEGPKTPVHLIVGNYNGQGGGGTFVRGADEAQSWLASGTLTPDKNAGDWLSRDLADIPAAQIAEVTIDKGGKTLRVYKENASDPNFRIADLPKGREPSSDAVANAPASGLAGLRIDGVQKADAGAAPEQALKARFVAFDGRQVDVTAWEQGGKHYGQFTASLDEARAGAHIQAAQDTAKAEHEAAAAKAAAGDANAAAAPPPAVADPGKDREDRLAELKKQVGDLDRRFAGWTFELPAHKYASLDKSIDDLSKPVEAKPAAPAKKK, from the coding sequence ATGAACGCAAAGACGCTCGGCATCATCGCCGCGGTGACGCTGGCCGCACTGGCGGCCGCGGTGGGCCTGAACCATTCGCGCAAGCCCGCCACCGAGCTGCGCACCAGCCAGCTCGTGCCCGGCCTCAAGGAGGAGATCAACGCGATCAGCAAGGTGACGCTGACCGGCGCCGGCAACCAGCCGATCGCCGTGCTCGAGCGCCGGGACGCCGGCTGGGTCGTCGCCAGCCGCGACGGCTATCCGGCCGACAGCGGCAAGCTGCGCGAATTCGTGCTGAAGCTGGCCGACGCCACCGTGCTCGAGCCCAAGACCGCCAACAAGGACCGTTACGCGACGCTCGGTGTCGAGGACGTGACCGCCGCCGACGCCAAGGGCATCCTGGTGCAGATCGAAGGCCCGAAGACGCCGGTGCACCTGATCGTCGGCAACTACAACGGGCAGGGCGGCGGCGGGACGTTCGTGCGGGGCGCCGACGAGGCGCAGAGCTGGCTGGCGAGCGGCACGCTGACCCCCGACAAGAACGCCGGCGACTGGCTGAGCCGCGACCTGGCCGACATTCCGGCGGCACAGATCGCCGAGGTCACGATCGACAAGGGCGGCAAGACGCTGCGGGTCTACAAGGAGAACGCGAGCGATCCGAACTTCCGCATCGCCGACCTGCCGAAAGGACGCGAGCCCAGCTCGGACGCCGTCGCGAATGCACCGGCCTCGGGCCTGGCGGGCCTGCGCATCGACGGCGTGCAGAAGGCGGATGCCGGCGCGGCGCCGGAGCAGGCGCTCAAGGCGCGTTTCGTCGCGTTCGACGGACGGCAGGTGGACGTCACGGCCTGGGAGCAGGGCGGCAAGCACTACGGCCAGTTCACCGCGTCGCTGGACGAGGCGCGCGCCGGTGCGCACATCCAGGCTGCCCAGGACACGGCGAAGGCCGAGCACGAGGCCGCCGCCGCCAAGGCCGCGGCGGGCGACGCCAATGCCGCCGCGGCGCCACCGCCGGCGGTCGCCGATCCGGGCAAGGACCGCGAAGACCGTCTGGCCGAGCTGAAGAAGCAGGTCGGCGATCTCGACCGGCGTTTCGCCGGCTGGACGTTCGAGCTGCCGGCGCACAAGTACGCCAGCCTCGACAAGTCGATCGACGACCTGTCCAAGCCGGTCGAAGCCAAGCCGGCGGCGCCGGCCAAGAAGAAGTAG
- a CDS encoding ABC transporter permease subunit has product MSGVTTLFKRELRSYFATPVAYVFIVIFLVLSGAFTFYLGGFYESGQADLRPFFTFHPWLYLFLVPAVSMRMWAEERKSGTIELLLTLPVTTWQAVLGKFLAAWAFIAIALVLTFPIWLTVNYLGSPDNGVIFASYLGSLLMAGAFLAIGSCLSASTRNQVVAFILTVVVCFGLLLAGFPLVLDAVRAFAPQGVVDAIAGLSFLTHFAAVSKGVIDLRDLLYFLLMIGFWLYASALVIEMKKAD; this is encoded by the coding sequence ATGAGCGGCGTGACGACCCTGTTCAAGCGCGAGCTGCGCAGCTACTTCGCCACGCCCGTGGCGTACGTGTTCATCGTGATCTTCCTGGTGCTGTCCGGCGCGTTCACGTTCTACCTCGGCGGCTTCTACGAGAGCGGCCAGGCGGACCTGCGGCCGTTCTTCACGTTCCACCCGTGGCTGTACCTGTTCCTGGTGCCGGCGGTGTCGATGCGGATGTGGGCCGAGGAACGCAAGAGCGGCACGATCGAGCTGCTGCTGACGCTGCCGGTCACCACCTGGCAGGCGGTGCTCGGCAAGTTCCTGGCGGCCTGGGCGTTCATCGCCATCGCGCTGGTGCTGACGTTCCCGATCTGGCTGACCGTCAACTACCTCGGCTCGCCCGACAACGGCGTCATCTTCGCCAGCTACCTGGGCTCGCTGCTGATGGCCGGTGCGTTCCTGGCGATCGGTTCGTGCCTGTCGGCCTCCACGCGCAACCAGGTCGTGGCCTTCATCCTGACCGTGGTCGTGTGCTTCGGGCTGCTGCTCGCCGGCTTCCCGCTGGTGCTCGACGCGGTGCGCGCGTTCGCGCCGCAGGGCGTGGTGGACGCGATCGCGGGCCTGAGCTTCCTGACCCATTTCGCGGCGGTCAGCAAGGGCGTGATCGACCTGCGCGACCTCCTGTATTTCCTGCTCATGATCGGCTTCTGGCTCTATGCCAGCGCGCTGGTCATCGAGATGAAGAAAGCCGATTGA
- a CDS encoding GldG family protein: MTLHRKTLSGGALVVLAILLVAVLLIVNTLFRGARVDLTESRLYTLSDGTRNILGTIEEPIHLYLFYSDKGTQNLAPLRTYYLRVREMLEEMAARSGGKIALDVVDPLPFSEDEDRASAFGLQGIPAGPGGETIFFGLAGTNSTNGRATIPFFQPDKESFLEYDVAKLIHELSAAKKPVVGLLSSLPISAGFDPATRQMREPWAVAQQLEQLSELRTLNPEGLKAIDAEIGTVVLVHPKQLSDDAQYALDQFVLRGGHLLVFVDPNAEADQSGQDPENPQAAMFADKSSDLGKLFKAWGVGYDAGKVVIDRLRALAISRGPGQQAVRHPAILGLTAGDFSRDDVVTSGLEAINVSTAGFFTLAEGAKTTLTPLIQSSSEAASVDTDKIRFMQDPGVLFEGYQPAGQPFVIAARLGGKLATAFPERSEAGHLAESKEDAQIVLVADTDLLGDRMWVQVQQFFGQRIMNAFANNGDFVVNTVDNLSGSGDLISIRSRATSLRPFTTVEALKRHADERFRAKEQELQRELQDTERKLAELQRAKSGDQAMILSPEQQAELKNFAERKLEIRKELRSVRRELDADIEGLGTRLKLINIVLMPLLVTLAALGFVFWRRSRRRAAVQGGL, from the coding sequence ATGACGCTCCATCGCAAGACCCTTTCCGGCGGCGCCCTGGTGGTGCTGGCCATCCTGCTCGTCGCCGTGCTGCTGATCGTCAACACGCTGTTCCGCGGCGCACGCGTGGACCTGACCGAAAGCCGGCTCTACACCTTGTCGGACGGCACCCGCAACATCCTCGGCACGATCGAGGAGCCGATCCACCTGTACCTGTTCTATTCGGACAAGGGCACGCAGAACCTCGCCCCGCTGCGCACCTACTACCTGCGCGTGCGCGAGATGCTCGAGGAGATGGCGGCGCGTTCCGGCGGCAAGATCGCGCTCGACGTGGTCGACCCGCTGCCGTTCTCGGAGGATGAGGACCGCGCCTCGGCGTTCGGGCTGCAGGGCATCCCGGCCGGCCCCGGCGGGGAAACGATCTTCTTCGGCCTGGCCGGCACCAACTCGACCAACGGCCGCGCGACGATCCCGTTCTTCCAGCCGGACAAGGAATCGTTCCTCGAGTACGACGTCGCCAAGCTGATCCACGAGCTGAGCGCCGCCAAGAAGCCGGTGGTGGGCCTGCTGTCGAGCCTGCCGATCAGCGCCGGCTTCGACCCCGCCACGCGCCAGATGCGCGAGCCCTGGGCGGTCGCCCAGCAGCTCGAGCAGCTCTCGGAGCTGCGCACGCTCAATCCGGAAGGCCTCAAGGCGATCGACGCCGAGATCGGCACCGTCGTGCTGGTCCATCCCAAGCAGCTGTCGGACGACGCCCAGTACGCGCTGGACCAGTTCGTGCTGCGCGGCGGCCACCTGCTGGTCTTCGTCGATCCCAACGCCGAAGCCGACCAGTCCGGCCAGGATCCGGAGAACCCGCAGGCGGCGATGTTCGCCGACAAGTCCTCGGACCTGGGCAAGCTGTTCAAGGCCTGGGGCGTCGGCTACGACGCCGGCAAGGTCGTGATCGACCGGCTGCGCGCGCTGGCGATCAGCCGCGGCCCCGGCCAGCAGGCGGTGCGCCATCCGGCGATCCTCGGCCTCACCGCCGGCGACTTCAGCCGTGACGACGTCGTGACCTCGGGCCTGGAGGCGATCAACGTGTCCACGGCCGGCTTCTTCACGCTGGCCGAAGGCGCCAAGACCACGCTGACGCCGCTGATCCAGAGTTCGAGCGAAGCGGCCTCGGTGGACACCGACAAGATCCGCTTCATGCAGGATCCCGGCGTGCTGTTCGAGGGCTACCAGCCGGCCGGCCAGCCGTTCGTGATCGCGGCGCGCCTGGGCGGCAAGCTGGCGACCGCGTTCCCCGAGCGCAGCGAGGCGGGGCACCTGGCCGAATCGAAGGAAGACGCCCAGATCGTGCTGGTCGCCGACACCGACCTGCTGGGCGACCGCATGTGGGTGCAGGTCCAGCAGTTCTTCGGCCAGCGCATCATGAACGCGTTCGCCAACAACGGTGACTTCGTCGTCAACACGGTCGACAACCTGAGCGGCTCGGGCGACCTGATCTCGATCCGCAGCCGCGCGACCTCGCTGCGCCCGTTCACGACGGTCGAGGCGCTCAAGCGCCACGCCGACGAGCGCTTCCGTGCCAAGGAGCAGGAGCTCCAGCGCGAGCTGCAGGACACCGAGCGCAAGCTGGCCGAACTGCAGCGCGCCAAGAGCGGCGACCAGGCGATGATCCTGTCGCCGGAGCAGCAGGCCGAGCTCAAGAACTTCGCCGAGCGCAAGCTCGAGATCCGCAAGGAGCTGCGCAGCGTGCGCCGTGAGCTCGACGCCGACATCGAAGGCCTCGGCACGCGCCTGAAGCTCATCAACATCGTCCTGATGCCGTTGCTGGTGACGCTCGCCGCGCTCGGCTTCGTGTTCTGGCGCCGCAGCCGGCGGCGCGCCGCCGTCCAGGGAGGCCTGTGA
- a CDS encoding DUF3025 domain-containing protein, which yields MPESCAGWGEAIAGPPLAAWGGELPPPRTPVAALDRLLREACSRDGHARPAVREQTPALLADGLHYEERIARHDTLATRPDCVHDLFNVLAWWRHPALKWALNARQVADIAQVGPRQRTRGQCALTHFDEAGVVVWIAGDDLLACWDRHDWAGLFHRHAPDWGRRIGVTVFGHALFEHAVCHAHRPTAKALAVRMPAERIAAQRPATGAIVRGWPEAEALLAAAIADGRLLADPQDLRPLPLAGIPGWHDAPPSPAFFREAPCFRPLRPGRRYPPPFDGERACGSGVEAAA from the coding sequence GTGCCTGAGTCCTGCGCCGGCTGGGGCGAGGCGATCGCCGGTCCGCCGCTGGCCGCCTGGGGCGGCGAACTGCCGCCGCCGCGCACGCCGGTCGCCGCGCTCGACCGGCTCCTGCGCGAGGCCTGCTCGCGCGATGGCCATGCGCGCCCGGCGGTTCGCGAGCAGACGCCGGCCTTGCTCGCGGACGGCTTGCACTACGAGGAGCGCATCGCCCGGCACGATACGCTGGCGACACGGCCGGACTGCGTGCACGACCTGTTCAACGTCCTGGCCTGGTGGCGCCATCCGGCGCTCAAGTGGGCGCTCAATGCGCGGCAGGTCGCCGACATCGCGCAGGTCGGTCCGCGCCAGCGCACGCGCGGGCAATGCGCGCTGACGCATTTCGACGAGGCCGGCGTGGTGGTCTGGATCGCCGGGGACGATCTGCTGGCCTGTTGGGACCGCCACGACTGGGCCGGCCTGTTCCACCGGCATGCCCCGGATTGGGGACGGCGCATCGGCGTGACGGTGTTCGGCCATGCGCTGTTCGAGCATGCCGTGTGCCACGCGCATCGGCCGACCGCCAAGGCGCTGGCGGTACGGATGCCGGCCGAGCGTATCGCGGCGCAGCGTCCCGCCACCGGCGCGATCGTGCGCGGCTGGCCCGAGGCAGAGGCGCTGCTGGCGGCGGCGATCGCCGACGGACGGCTGCTGGCCGATCCGCAGGACCTGCGGCCGCTGCCGCTGGCAGGCATTCCGGGCTGGCACGATGCGCCGCCGTCGCCGGCGTTCTTCCGTGAAGCGCCGTGCTTCCGGCCGCTGCGCCCCGGCCGCCGCTATCCGCCGCCGTTCGACGGCGAACGGGCGTGCGGCAGCGGCGTGGAGGCCGCCGCATAG
- a CDS encoding DUF423 domain-containing protein has translation MADPRRMSTLLAAGFGGSGVVAGAFGAHALKGLLGADALAVWGTAVQYQLWHALALLGLAALAPALPARAVRGIAWAFAAGIVLFCGSLYLLALGAPRGLGPLTPIGGLALIGGWAGLAWAAWRTPHTGDGGPP, from the coding sequence GTGGCCGATCCGCGCCGGATGTCCACCCTGCTGGCGGCCGGTTTCGGCGGCAGCGGCGTGGTCGCCGGCGCGTTCGGCGCGCATGCGCTGAAGGGCCTGCTCGGCGCCGATGCGCTGGCCGTCTGGGGCACCGCGGTGCAGTACCAGCTCTGGCACGCATTGGCGCTGCTCGGCCTGGCGGCCCTGGCGCCGGCGCTGCCGGCGCGCGCGGTGCGTGGGATCGCCTGGGCGTTCGCCGCCGGCATCGTGCTGTTCTGCGGCTCCCTCTATCTGCTCGCGCTCGGCGCGCCGCGCGGCCTCGGTCCGCTGACGCCGATCGGCGGCCTCGCGCTGATCGGCGGCTGGGCCGGACTGGCCTGGGCCGCGTGGCGCACGCCGCATACCGGCGACGGCGGCCCGCCCTGA
- the rimO gene encoding 30S ribosomal protein S12 methylthiotransferase RimO, with product MQNAPKVGFVSLGCPKALVDSERILTQLRVEGYAIVPSYDAADVVVVNTCGFIDAAVEESLDAIGEALEENGRVIVTGCLGKRAELIRDTHPDVLAISGPQDYSSVLAAVHAALPPKRDRFTDLLPVPDDGVGIKLTPKHYAYLKISEGCNHRCTFCIIPSMRGDLVSRPVDEVLVEAEKLVRGGVKELLVISQDTSAYGVDLRYAERTWRGSPRRTRMTELCAALGELGAWVRLHYVYPYPHVDEVIPLMAEGRILPYLDIPLQHASPRILKLMKRPGAVDKVLQRIQAWRAACPDLTLRSTFIVGFPGETEAEFGELLDFIEAAQLDRVGCFAYSPVDGAKANDLPDPVPEAVKQERLERFMTMQARISAARLAAKVGRELDVIVDEVSQGRAIARSSADAPEIDGVVHVHGAGGLRPGQFARVRVRAASEHDLEADLV from the coding sequence GTGCAGAACGCACCGAAAGTCGGCTTCGTCAGCCTGGGATGCCCCAAGGCCCTGGTGGACTCCGAGCGCATCCTGACCCAGTTGCGGGTGGAAGGCTATGCGATCGTCCCGAGTTACGACGCCGCCGACGTCGTCGTCGTCAATACCTGCGGCTTCATCGACGCCGCGGTCGAGGAATCGCTCGACGCGATCGGCGAGGCGCTGGAGGAGAACGGCCGCGTCATCGTCACCGGCTGCCTCGGCAAGCGCGCCGAGCTGATCCGCGACACCCACCCGGACGTGCTGGCGATCAGCGGGCCGCAGGACTATTCGAGCGTGCTGGCGGCCGTCCACGCGGCGCTGCCGCCCAAGCGCGACCGCTTCACGGACCTGCTGCCGGTGCCGGACGACGGTGTCGGCATCAAGCTCACGCCCAAGCACTACGCCTATCTCAAGATCTCCGAGGGCTGCAATCACCGCTGCACGTTCTGCATCATTCCCTCGATGCGCGGCGACCTGGTCTCGCGGCCGGTGGACGAGGTGCTGGTCGAGGCCGAGAAGCTGGTGCGGGGCGGCGTCAAGGAGCTGCTGGTGATCTCGCAGGACACCAGTGCGTACGGCGTCGACCTGCGCTACGCCGAACGGACCTGGCGCGGCAGCCCGCGCCGCACGCGGATGACCGAGCTGTGCGCCGCCCTCGGCGAACTCGGCGCCTGGGTGCGCCTGCACTACGTCTACCCGTACCCGCACGTGGACGAAGTGATCCCGCTGATGGCCGAGGGCCGGATCCTGCCGTACCTGGACATCCCGCTGCAGCACGCCAGTCCGCGCATCCTCAAGCTGATGAAGCGGCCCGGCGCGGTGGACAAGGTGCTCCAGCGCATCCAGGCCTGGCGCGCGGCCTGCCCGGACCTGACGCTGCGCAGCACCTTCATCGTCGGGTTTCCCGGCGAGACCGAGGCGGAGTTCGGCGAGCTGCTGGACTTCATCGAGGCGGCACAGCTCGATCGCGTGGGCTGCTTCGCCTATTCGCCGGTCGACGGCGCCAAGGCCAACGACCTGCCCGATCCGGTGCCCGAAGCGGTCAAGCAGGAGCGGCTCGAGCGCTTCATGACGATGCAGGCGCGGATCAGCGCCGCACGGCTCGCGGCCAAGGTCGGTCGCGAGCTCGACGTCATCGTCGACGAGGTGTCGCAGGGCCGCGCGATCGCGCGCTCCTCGGCCGACGCGCCGGAGATCGACGGCGTCGTGCACGTCCACGGCGCCGGCGGGCTGCGTCCCGGCCAGTTCGCGCGCGTGCGCGTGCGCGCCGCCTCCGAACACGACCTGGAAGCCGATCTGGTCTAG